In a single window of the Perca flavescens isolate YP-PL-M2 chromosome 18, PFLA_1.0, whole genome shotgun sequence genome:
- the flvcr1 gene encoding choline/ethanolamine transporter FLVCR1 isoform X1, with protein sequence MVAGDLVQEHLRADTGAPDDITVGRKTPELEGAAERCPTYEEAIKTGGAGETDSDSRALEQEKEVPAADEREAMLPNGGGGGEAEEKQGTKLETKLYPRRFAVLLVFSLYSLVNAFQWIQYSIIANVFTRYYGVTNDKVDWLSIVYMVVYIPLIFPATWLLDRKGLRLTALLGAGLNCVGAWLKCASVSPGLFGVTVAAQVVCSVAQVFILGLPSRVASVWFGPGEVSTACAAAVLGNQLGTAIGFLLPPVLVPNTPEDVALTGHNISVMFYGTAAVSTFLFILAVIVIKDRPLLPPSHSQAVLPSSLSEDYSYKQSIFNLMKNKAFVLLLVSYGIMTGSFYSVSTLLNQMIMSCYENQELNAGRIGLTLVVAGMVGSILCGLWLDHTKTYKMTTLIVYGLSFLGMVVFTFTLDLNNIYLVFVTAGALGFFMTGYLPLGFEFGVEITYPESEGTSSGLLNAFAQLFGIIFTLIQGKLTTDYNPLIGNIFLCAWIFLGILLTALIKSELKRHNVNMGADSNQLQAVPTECPGDCPSETKTNGGKMEPSISFSRETTL encoded by the exons ATGGTTGCCGGCGACCTCGTGCAGGAGCACCTGCGCGCGGATACCGGCGCACCTGACGACATCACGGTCGGCAGGAAGACTCCCGAGCTGGAAGGAGCGGCCGAGAGATGCCCGACATACGAAGAAGCAATAAAGACAGGCGGGGCCGGGGAGACAGACAGCGACAGCAGGgcgctggagcaggagaaggaaGTTCCGGCCGCGGATGAGAGAGAGGCGATGCTGCCTAacggtggtggaggaggagaggcgGAGGAGAAGCAAGGGACAAAGCTAGAGACTAAACTGTACCCGCGCCGGTTCGCCGTGCTCTTAGTTTTCAGCCTGTACTCGTTGGTGAACGCCTTCCAGTGGATCCAGTACAGCATCATAGCCAACGTGTTCACGCGGTACTACGGGGTGACGAACGACAAGGTGGACTGGCTCTCCATCGTCTACATGGTCGTCTACATCCCTCTCATCTTCCCGGCTACCTGGCTGCTGGACCGGAAGGGTCTGCGGCTCACGGCCCTGCTGGGCGCCGGCCTTAACTGCGTCGGCGCCTGGCTGAAGTGCGCCAGCGTAAGCCCCGGGCTGTTCGGAGTCACCGTCGCTGCGCAGGTCGTCTGCTCCGTGGCGCAGGTGTTCATCCTCGGCCTGCCTTCCCGCGTCGCCTCGGTGTGGTTCGGACCCGGCGAGGTTTCCACCGCGTGCGCCGCGGCCGTGCTGGGGAACCAG TTGGGAACCGCCATAGGCTTCCTGCTACCTCCAGTTTTGGTTCCCAACACGCCCGAGGATGTCGCACTCACGGGTCACAACATCAGCGTCATGTTCTACGGCACCGCCGCTGTCTCcaccttcctcttcatcctcgCCGTTATAg tGATAAAGGACcgccctctcctccctcccagTCACTCGCAGGCTGTCCTCCCAAGCTCCCTTTCTGAAGATTACTCCTACAAACAGTCCATCTTCAACCTGATGAAGAACAAAGCCTTCGTCCTCCTGCTCGTCAGCTACG GTATAATGACTGGCTCCTTCTACTCTGTCTCCACACTTCTCAACCAGATGATCATGTCCTGCTATGAG aaCCAGGAGTTGAATGCTGGGAGAATTGGTCTGACTCTGGTTGTTGCTGGAATGGTCGGCTCCATCCTCTGTGGTCTGTGGCTGGaccacacaaagacatacaa GATGACGACCCTGATTGTGTACGGCCTGTCGTTTCTGGGCATGGTGGTCTTCACCTTCACTCTGGACCTCAACAACATCTACCTGGTCTTCGTCACTGCTGGAGCCCTGGG GTTCTTCATGACGGGTTACCTGCCTCTGGGCTTTGAGTTCGGAGTGGAGATCACCTACCCGGAGTCTGAAGGAACGTCGTCGGGACTCCTCAATGCTTTTGCTCAG CTATTTGGGATCATTTTCACGCTGATTCAGGGCAAACTGACCACAGACTACAACCCACTGATAGGAAATATCTTCCTCTGCGCCTGGATCTTCTTGGGAATACTGCTCACTG CCTTAATTAAGTCAGAACTGAAAAGACACAATGTCAACATGGGAGCAGACAGCAACCAGCTGCAAGCA GTTCCTACTGAGTGTCCCGGGGACTGCCCTTCAGAAACGAAAACCAACGGAGGCAAGATGGAACCGTCGATCAGCTTCTCCCGTGAAACGACGCTGTGA
- the flvcr1 gene encoding choline/ethanolamine transporter FLVCR1 isoform X2, translated as MVAGDLVQEHLRADTGAPDDITVGRKTPELEGAAERCPTYEEAIKTGGAGETDSDSRALEQEKEVPAADEREAMLPNGGGGGEAEEKQGTKLETKLYPRRFAVLLVFSLYSLVNAFQWIQYSIIANVFTRYYGVTNDKVDWLSIVYMVVYIPLIFPATWLLDRKGLRLTALLGAGLNCVGAWLKCASVSPGLFGVTVAAQVVCSVAQVFILGLPSRVASVWFGPGEVSTACAAAVLGNQLGTAIGFLLPPVLVPNTPEDVALTGHNISVMFYGTAAVSTFLFILAVIVIKDRPLLPPSHSQAVLPSSLSEDYSYKQSIFNLMKNKAFVLLLVSYGIMTGSFYSVSTLLNQMIMSCYENQELNAGRIGLTLVVAGMVGSILCGLWLDHTKTYKMTTLIVYGLSFLGMVVFTFTLDLNNIYLVFVTAGALGFFMTGYLPLGFEFGVEITYPESEGTSSGLLNAFAQLFGIIFTLIQGKLTTDYNPLIGNIFLCAWIFLGILLTALIKSELKRHNVNMGADSNQLQASSCSHRPAESLLECPSEEDIE; from the exons ATGGTTGCCGGCGACCTCGTGCAGGAGCACCTGCGCGCGGATACCGGCGCACCTGACGACATCACGGTCGGCAGGAAGACTCCCGAGCTGGAAGGAGCGGCCGAGAGATGCCCGACATACGAAGAAGCAATAAAGACAGGCGGGGCCGGGGAGACAGACAGCGACAGCAGGgcgctggagcaggagaaggaaGTTCCGGCCGCGGATGAGAGAGAGGCGATGCTGCCTAacggtggtggaggaggagaggcgGAGGAGAAGCAAGGGACAAAGCTAGAGACTAAACTGTACCCGCGCCGGTTCGCCGTGCTCTTAGTTTTCAGCCTGTACTCGTTGGTGAACGCCTTCCAGTGGATCCAGTACAGCATCATAGCCAACGTGTTCACGCGGTACTACGGGGTGACGAACGACAAGGTGGACTGGCTCTCCATCGTCTACATGGTCGTCTACATCCCTCTCATCTTCCCGGCTACCTGGCTGCTGGACCGGAAGGGTCTGCGGCTCACGGCCCTGCTGGGCGCCGGCCTTAACTGCGTCGGCGCCTGGCTGAAGTGCGCCAGCGTAAGCCCCGGGCTGTTCGGAGTCACCGTCGCTGCGCAGGTCGTCTGCTCCGTGGCGCAGGTGTTCATCCTCGGCCTGCCTTCCCGCGTCGCCTCGGTGTGGTTCGGACCCGGCGAGGTTTCCACCGCGTGCGCCGCGGCCGTGCTGGGGAACCAG TTGGGAACCGCCATAGGCTTCCTGCTACCTCCAGTTTTGGTTCCCAACACGCCCGAGGATGTCGCACTCACGGGTCACAACATCAGCGTCATGTTCTACGGCACCGCCGCTGTCTCcaccttcctcttcatcctcgCCGTTATAg tGATAAAGGACcgccctctcctccctcccagTCACTCGCAGGCTGTCCTCCCAAGCTCCCTTTCTGAAGATTACTCCTACAAACAGTCCATCTTCAACCTGATGAAGAACAAAGCCTTCGTCCTCCTGCTCGTCAGCTACG GTATAATGACTGGCTCCTTCTACTCTGTCTCCACACTTCTCAACCAGATGATCATGTCCTGCTATGAG aaCCAGGAGTTGAATGCTGGGAGAATTGGTCTGACTCTGGTTGTTGCTGGAATGGTCGGCTCCATCCTCTGTGGTCTGTGGCTGGaccacacaaagacatacaa GATGACGACCCTGATTGTGTACGGCCTGTCGTTTCTGGGCATGGTGGTCTTCACCTTCACTCTGGACCTCAACAACATCTACCTGGTCTTCGTCACTGCTGGAGCCCTGGG GTTCTTCATGACGGGTTACCTGCCTCTGGGCTTTGAGTTCGGAGTGGAGATCACCTACCCGGAGTCTGAAGGAACGTCGTCGGGACTCCTCAATGCTTTTGCTCAG CTATTTGGGATCATTTTCACGCTGATTCAGGGCAAACTGACCACAGACTACAACCCACTGATAGGAAATATCTTCCTCTGCGCCTGGATCTTCTTGGGAATACTGCTCACTG CCTTAATTAAGTCAGAACTGAAAAGACACAATGTCAACATGGGAGCAGACAGCAACCAGCTGCAAGCA TCTTCATGTTCCCACCGTCCTGCTGAGTCACTGCTGGAGTGCCCTTCAGAGGAGGACATTGAGTAA